One window of the Sphaerochaeta associata genome contains the following:
- a CDS encoding ABC transporter permease, which produces MTKQFKLLYKVSIIILAILAAMLIGSIILMTIGADVLKTYMVILFEPLKTTLQLSEVLLRAIPLTIIALGISVAYRSGIINIGAEGQMAMGILGTTAVALAFPELPKPVLLPMAVLAGAISGGFWGFIPGFLKAKLQVSELLSTVMLNYIAAQFYTFLLRGPMLDPAELTMGSGTPQSMRLSRNLWLGRFLPGTRLHTGLFFALILALLIFFLLWKTSYGYKMRAAGASSRAAKYGGISVTWYLVIAMVISGAFAGMAGAIEIAGVHRRAIEGITGGYGFSGIVVALFGGLHPAGIIPASFFFGLLIVGADMTQRMVGVPANMVNVLQGIIILVIVATKMILADPYLMEKVWRKVQKRSNKTKEVEA; this is translated from the coding sequence ATGACCAAACAGTTTAAGCTACTTTACAAGGTTTCCATCATCATTCTGGCCATTTTGGCTGCGATGTTGATCGGATCCATCATTCTGATGACCATCGGTGCCGATGTATTGAAGACATACATGGTAATCCTCTTCGAGCCGTTGAAGACAACCTTGCAACTCAGCGAGGTACTGCTCAGGGCGATTCCTCTGACCATCATCGCATTGGGAATATCGGTCGCCTATCGCAGCGGCATCATCAATATCGGCGCTGAAGGCCAGATGGCAATGGGAATTCTGGGCACCACGGCAGTGGCCCTCGCCTTCCCCGAGCTTCCCAAGCCGGTCCTGCTCCCGATGGCTGTGCTTGCCGGAGCGATCAGCGGTGGCTTCTGGGGCTTCATTCCCGGCTTCCTCAAGGCGAAGCTGCAGGTCAGCGAGCTGCTCTCGACGGTAATGCTCAACTATATTGCGGCTCAGTTCTATACCTTCCTCTTGCGCGGACCGATGCTCGATCCGGCAGAACTCACCATGGGAAGCGGAACCCCCCAGTCGATGCGCCTCTCGCGCAATCTCTGGTTGGGAAGGTTTCTTCCCGGAACCCGTCTGCACACCGGCTTGTTCTTCGCCCTCATCCTCGCCCTGCTCATCTTCTTCCTGCTGTGGAAAACCAGCTATGGGTATAAGATGCGGGCGGCGGGGGCCAGCAGCCGGGCGGCCAAGTACGGAGGGATCAGCGTGACGTGGTACCTGGTGATCGCAATGGTCATCAGCGGGGCCTTTGCCGGTATGGCCGGCGCCATAGAAATCGCCGGTGTCCATCGAAGAGCCATTGAGGGCATTACGGGTGGCTACGGCTTCTCCGGCATCGTTGTGGCGCTCTTCGGAGGTCTGCATCCGGCTGGAATCATTCCCGCCTCATTCTTCTTCGGCCTCTTGATCGTCGGCGCCGATATGACCCAACGCATGGTCGGGGTTCCTGCAAACATGGTCAATGTACTGCAGGGAATCATCATTTTAGTCATCGTTGCCACCAAGATGATCCTCGCCGACCCCTACCTGATGGAAAAGGTCTGGCGCAAGGTGCAGAAGCGAAGCAACAAAACCAAGGAGGTGGAAGCATGA
- a CDS encoding ABC transporter ATP-binding protein: protein MELTTKKITSLKMEHITKRFPGVLASDDITLSIGEGEVLALVGENGAGKTTLMNILMGLYQPDEGRILINGEEVHFRSPNDAFAAGLGMVHQQYMLVPNMTVLENIALGYKQAWSFVKLDLAMVRERIDEISKKYGLLVDPDAYIWQLSVGEQQRVELVKTLCLGARFLILDEPTSALTPQETDELIVLLKRMSSELSIIFISHKLQEVKDLSDKITILRHGAVVFEGNTNEHSPSDIAALMTGHEVELPLNEEAACNGTPVLDIRNLNVKSDRGFLALKDLNLTIRCGEIIGLAGVSGNGQRELAEAINGLRKVESGEIVFYGENIANKSPHYIIQAGMGYIPEERNTEGIVPSFSLKENLILKDTEREEFSKHSFLNNKAIDKNANDLRVKFDIRSPNIAVAAGSLSGGNIQKVILARELSRKPKFLIAVYPIRGLDLGAAEFIHKQLLEKRREGIGILLISEELDEILDLSDRVAVIFKGQIQKVLERKDANRRSLGILMAGVKDDQTV from the coding sequence ATGGAACTCACCACAAAGAAAATCACCAGCCTCAAAATGGAGCACATCACCAAGCGCTTTCCCGGTGTCTTGGCAAGTGATGACATTACCCTGTCCATCGGAGAGGGCGAAGTTTTGGCGTTGGTAGGCGAAAATGGCGCTGGCAAGACCACCTTGATGAACATTCTCATGGGTCTGTACCAGCCTGATGAAGGAAGAATTCTCATCAACGGGGAAGAAGTGCATTTCCGTTCCCCCAACGATGCCTTTGCCGCAGGCCTTGGCATGGTGCACCAGCAGTACATGCTGGTTCCCAATATGACGGTTCTTGAAAATATCGCCCTCGGCTACAAGCAGGCTTGGTCGTTTGTCAAGCTCGACTTGGCTATGGTACGGGAGCGCATCGATGAAATTTCGAAAAAATACGGGCTCCTCGTGGACCCCGATGCGTATATTTGGCAGCTATCCGTCGGCGAACAGCAGCGGGTTGAGCTGGTCAAGACACTCTGTCTCGGTGCACGGTTTCTCATCCTCGATGAACCCACCAGTGCGCTGACACCCCAGGAAACCGATGAGCTGATCGTCCTGCTCAAGCGAATGAGCAGTGAGTTGTCCATCATCTTCATCAGCCACAAGCTGCAGGAGGTCAAGGACCTTTCGGATAAAATCACCATTCTCCGCCATGGGGCGGTGGTCTTTGAAGGAAATACCAATGAGCACTCCCCTTCCGACATCGCAGCGCTAATGACCGGCCATGAGGTGGAACTTCCCTTGAACGAGGAAGCCGCCTGCAACGGAACGCCGGTGCTGGATATCCGGAACCTGAACGTGAAAAGCGACCGCGGCTTTCTGGCCCTCAAGGACTTGAACCTGACCATCCGCTGCGGAGAGATCATCGGTCTCGCCGGTGTATCGGGCAACGGGCAGCGTGAGCTGGCCGAAGCGATCAACGGACTGCGCAAAGTGGAAAGCGGGGAAATCGTCTTCTATGGGGAGAATATTGCAAACAAGAGCCCGCATTACATCATCCAAGCCGGTATGGGCTACATCCCCGAAGAGCGCAATACCGAGGGTATAGTCCCCTCGTTCTCATTGAAGGAAAACCTCATACTCAAGGATACCGAGCGAGAAGAGTTTTCCAAGCACTCATTCCTCAACAACAAGGCGATCGACAAGAATGCCAACGACCTGAGGGTGAAGTTCGATATCCGCAGCCCCAACATCGCAGTGGCCGCCGGCTCTCTTTCAGGTGGAAACATCCAGAAGGTGATCCTCGCCCGCGAGCTCTCGCGAAAGCCGAAGTTTTTGATAGCCGTCTACCCGATCAGAGGCTTGGACCTCGGTGCTGCCGAGTTCATCCATAAGCAGCTGCTGGAGAAACGCAGGGAAGGAATAGGAATACTGCTCATCAGTGAAGAGCTTGATGAGATACTCGACCTCTCCGACCGCGTTGCAGTCATTTTCAAGGGCCAGATCCAGAAGGTTTTGGAACGCAAGGATGCCAATCGCCGCAGCCTGGGAATCTTGATGGCAGGAGTGAAAGATGACCAAACAGTTTAA
- a CDS encoding BMP family protein: MKKILTIVLCLALVSSAIFAAGAAETAPAAKDSNTVKVALIIENTIDDKGWCQAMHDGIIAAQKQLPGRIEYSYTEKMKPVDAGSAARQYVAQGYDIIIAHGAQYKNLILEMAEEYPDVSFAFGTSAEIGPKNVFTYMPESEETGYLSGLIAGMTTKKNIIGLVGPVDAGDAARYNRGFVLGVQAVNPKAKVMVAHSGSFSDFVKAGEIAQSQIRAGADVLTGSSQQALGALRAVADYRTQDIWWVGQDIAQINIAEGYKVIAASSYNYASVIIGFVEKLDKGVKGGEVIPMNFNNGGFVFQFNAALKDKYTGAIETKVNEAIASFKAKAGTVNYTSVDYSKL; the protein is encoded by the coding sequence ATGAAAAAGATTCTGACAATCGTGCTCTGTCTCGCGCTCGTTAGCTCTGCAATCTTTGCAGCAGGCGCAGCCGAAACGGCACCTGCAGCAAAGGACTCAAACACAGTCAAGGTTGCACTGATCATTGAAAACACCATTGACGACAAGGGTTGGTGCCAGGCCATGCATGACGGCATCATCGCAGCTCAGAAGCAGCTTCCCGGCCGCATCGAGTACAGCTACACCGAGAAGATGAAGCCTGTCGATGCCGGCAGCGCCGCTCGCCAGTATGTCGCCCAGGGATATGACATCATCATCGCCCACGGCGCACAGTACAAGAACCTCATCCTCGAAATGGCTGAAGAGTATCCTGATGTATCCTTTGCCTTTGGAACCTCAGCAGAAATCGGGCCGAAGAACGTTTTCACCTACATGCCCGAAAGTGAAGAGACCGGTTATCTCTCCGGCCTCATCGCCGGCATGACCACCAAGAAGAACATCATCGGTCTGGTCGGTCCCGTCGACGCCGGTGACGCCGCTCGTTACAACCGCGGTTTCGTCCTTGGCGTACAGGCTGTCAATCCCAAGGCCAAGGTCATGGTCGCCCACTCCGGTTCCTTCAGTGATTTCGTGAAGGCCGGTGAGATCGCCCAGTCCCAGATCAGGGCCGGTGCAGACGTATTGACCGGTTCCAGCCAGCAGGCTCTCGGAGCTCTGCGCGCAGTTGCCGACTACCGCACCCAGGACATCTGGTGGGTTGGTCAGGATATCGCCCAGATCAACATCGCCGAAGGCTACAAGGTAATTGCAGCTTCTTCCTACAACTATGCCTCTGTCATCATCGGCTTTGTCGAAAAACTTGACAAGGGTGTGAAGGGCGGTGAAGTCATTCCTATGAACTTCAACAACGGTGGATTTGTATTCCAATTCAACGCTGCACTGAAGGACAAGTACACCGGCGCCATCGAGACCAAGGTCAACGAAGCAATTGCATCCTTCAAGGCCAAGGCCGGTACCGTCAACTACACTTCCGTAGATTACTCCAAGCTTTAA
- a CDS encoding 1-phosphofructokinase family hexose kinase translates to MRVLTVCLNPTFQNTLLFSDFKIGEVNRAAEHYLDASGKGMNTARIVSQLGEESMLLTHLGGPRVEEMLSLCKKDKVEILWADSHSEIRTCTTILSDGKATELVEEPYPVDSSTEGPVRKLFSEAIQRSDALIICGTRAPGYSPNLYADFVKEAKERNLFVLLDLKGEDLKRCLPFGVDVIKPNLSEAAQTFLGLTVGEQEETGELEEKIKPILKQIHQEHHTSTVLSRGSQEVWVQSAEFFCVPIEQVKAVNTIGCGDSLGAALTVALYKSTNLQQAVQYATKIATKNAKTVRPGTIF, encoded by the coding sequence ATGAGAGTCCTCACCGTCTGCCTCAATCCGACGTTTCAAAACACGCTTCTCTTTTCTGATTTCAAGATCGGGGAAGTGAACCGTGCCGCCGAGCACTATCTCGACGCCTCGGGAAAAGGCATGAACACAGCCCGGATCGTAAGCCAGTTGGGTGAGGAAAGCATGTTGCTCACACACCTCGGGGGGCCGAGGGTCGAGGAGATGCTGAGTCTGTGCAAGAAGGATAAAGTCGAAATCCTATGGGCGGACAGCCACAGTGAAATCCGCACCTGCACCACCATCCTCTCAGACGGCAAGGCCACCGAATTGGTGGAAGAACCGTATCCGGTCGACAGCAGCACCGAGGGGCCTGTACGAAAACTTTTCAGCGAGGCAATCCAGAGAAGCGACGCTCTCATTATTTGTGGAACGCGGGCTCCCGGGTACTCACCCAACCTCTATGCCGACTTTGTCAAGGAAGCAAAAGAGCGAAACCTCTTTGTACTGCTCGATTTGAAGGGAGAGGACCTGAAGCGATGCCTCCCCTTCGGAGTCGATGTCATCAAGCCGAACCTCAGCGAAGCTGCACAAACCTTCCTCGGCCTTACTGTCGGGGAGCAGGAGGAAACTGGTGAACTTGAAGAGAAAATAAAGCCGATATTGAAGCAGATCCATCAAGAGCATCATACTTCTACAGTTCTCTCTCGAGGCAGTCAGGAGGTATGGGTTCAGTCAGCCGAGTTCTTTTGTGTACCGATTGAGCAAGTGAAGGCGGTCAATACCATCGGATGCGGGGACAGCCTGGGAGCGGCCTTGACTGTGGCCTTATACAAGAGTACAAATTTGCAACAAGCGGTACAATACGCAACAAAGATTGCAACAAAGAACGCAAAAACAGTCCGACCGGGTACGATTTTCTAG
- a CDS encoding deoxycytidylate deaminase translates to MPKRKDYISWDEYFMGVAVLSSMRSKDPNTQVGACIVNADHKIVGVGYNGFPIGVNDDEVPWEREGDWLDTKYPYVCHAELNAILNAISSSLKGCSLYVGLFPCNECAKAIIQSGIREVVYLSDKYADAENTKASKWMFDQTGVTYRKLEPAHASILVQMQ, encoded by the coding sequence ATGCCTAAACGCAAAGACTACATCAGCTGGGACGAATATTTCATGGGGGTAGCCGTCCTCTCATCCATGCGCAGCAAGGACCCCAACACCCAGGTGGGAGCCTGCATCGTCAATGCCGATCATAAGATCGTTGGGGTGGGTTACAACGGCTTTCCCATCGGAGTGAATGACGACGAAGTGCCCTGGGAACGTGAAGGGGACTGGCTGGATACCAAGTACCCGTATGTGTGCCACGCCGAACTCAATGCGATTTTGAATGCCATCAGCAGCAGTCTGAAAGGCTGCTCCCTCTATGTCGGGCTCTTTCCCTGCAACGAGTGCGCCAAGGCAATCATTCAAAGCGGGATCAGGGAGGTCGTGTATCTCTCCGACAAATATGCGGATGCAGAGAATACAAAGGCCTCCAAATGGATGTTCGACCAAACCGGGGTAACCTACCGAAAGCTTGAACCGGCTCATGCAAGCATTCTGGTACAGATGCAATGA
- a CDS encoding alpha/beta hydrolase has translation MLFVLWNTTLIGYKDKQTHMLATDESKVFSEQAKSITYTQGSNTAILLVHGFPSTPAMYSYSAKRLFDAGFDVYAPLMPGFGTDPKDLENTTFTQWFGYLSRCYEDLRARYDTLYVLGTSMGGMMTLKLGELYCNTDKEPDKLVTIAAPVVYNSMKEWIFTDWRQYFARTVALFVPSFNAHVIDGNGKGEDGSEVWYGYGGTFVRPGLSLVHAMRQVRKKLGTITCPLFSIHDVNDRIIPFKNLKIIEREQKSREFRSLETKMGNFNHGRHSLLSYHSIQASLTDSILEFLQDKEKANA, from the coding sequence ATGCTATTCGTTCTCTGGAACACCACCCTCATCGGATATAAGGACAAACAGACACACATGCTTGCAACCGATGAATCGAAAGTGTTCAGCGAGCAGGCAAAGAGCATAACCTACACACAAGGCAGCAACACGGCGATTCTCTTGGTTCATGGATTTCCCTCCACCCCTGCGATGTACAGCTACAGCGCAAAGCGCTTGTTCGATGCAGGATTTGATGTGTACGCACCTCTGATGCCCGGATTCGGAACCGACCCCAAGGATCTTGAGAATACCACCTTCACCCAATGGTTTGGATATCTCAGCCGCTGCTATGAGGACTTGAGGGCCAGGTATGACACGCTCTATGTGCTGGGCACCAGCATGGGAGGCATGATGACACTCAAACTCGGCGAGCTCTACTGCAATACGGACAAAGAGCCGGACAAGCTGGTGACCATCGCAGCCCCGGTTGTCTACAACAGTATGAAGGAGTGGATTTTCACCGATTGGAGGCAATACTTCGCCCGGACTGTTGCTCTGTTCGTCCCTTCCTTCAACGCACACGTCATCGATGGAAACGGCAAGGGAGAGGACGGCAGCGAAGTCTGGTATGGCTATGGAGGAACATTCGTTCGACCGGGTCTGAGCCTGGTCCATGCAATGAGACAGGTCAGAAAGAAGTTGGGAACGATCACGTGCCCCCTCTTCTCCATCCATGATGTCAACGACCGCATCATACCGTTCAAGAATCTGAAGATCATTGAACGCGAGCAGAAGAGCAGGGAGTTCCGAAGTTTGGAGACCAAGATGGGAAATTTCAATCACGGTCGCCACTCCCTTCTCTCCTACCACTCAATCCAAGCATCACTTACCGATAGCATTTTGGAATTTTTACAGGACAAGGAGAAAGCCAATGCCTAA
- a CDS encoding sodium ion-translocating decarboxylase subunit beta, whose protein sequence is MIGSAFNQLWQSTGLYGFMGMVEGFGIGNLIMILIGFVLLYLAIKKGFEPLLLVPIGFGCILSNIPMGFIASVDPSTGAAGFIKLLFDMGIDTGLFPILIFMGVGAMTDFGPLIANPKTLLLGAAAQLGIFVALLGALALSFIPGINFDLFAAASIGIIGGADGPTAIYVTSRLAPNLLGPIAVAAYSYMALVPIIQPPIMRALTTKEERLIKMQQLRPVSKIEKIIFPILVLSTCAVLLPSATPLIGALMFGNLAKECGVVNRLSDTMQNALMNIVTIFLGLSVGSKMEATHFLNLNTLGILFLGMVAFSLGTAGGVLLAKLMNKLDPKHPVNPLIGSAGVSAVPMAARVSSKVGQEYDPQNFLLMHAMGPNVAGVIGSAVAAGVLLAVVPYMMTHLPM, encoded by the coding sequence ATGATTGGTTCTGCGTTTAATCAACTCTGGCAGTCCACAGGACTGTACGGATTCATGGGGATGGTGGAAGGCTTCGGTATCGGCAATTTGATTATGATACTGATCGGCTTCGTCCTCCTCTATCTTGCCATCAAGAAGGGCTTCGAGCCCCTCTTGCTCGTACCGATCGGGTTCGGTTGCATCCTTTCGAACATCCCCATGGGGTTCATCGCCAGTGTTGATCCTTCAACCGGGGCTGCCGGTTTCATCAAGCTGCTGTTCGACATGGGTATCGACACCGGGCTCTTCCCGATCTTGATCTTCATGGGTGTAGGTGCAATGACCGATTTCGGTCCGCTCATTGCCAATCCCAAGACCCTGCTCCTCGGAGCAGCCGCCCAGCTTGGCATATTCGTTGCCCTCCTCGGTGCCCTGGCCTTGAGCTTCATTCCCGGGATCAACTTCGACCTGTTTGCTGCCGCCTCGATCGGCATCATCGGTGGTGCCGACGGTCCTACGGCCATCTATGTTACCAGCCGACTGGCCCCGAATCTGTTGGGACCCATCGCCGTAGCTGCATACAGCTACATGGCCCTGGTTCCCATCATCCAGCCCCCGATCATGCGTGCTCTTACCACCAAGGAAGAGAGATTGATCAAGATGCAGCAGCTCAGACCGGTTTCAAAGATTGAGAAAATCATTTTCCCGATTCTTGTACTGTCCACCTGCGCAGTCCTCCTTCCGTCAGCCACCCCGCTCATCGGTGCTCTGATGTTCGGTAACCTGGCCAAGGAGTGTGGAGTAGTCAACCGTCTTTCCGACACCATGCAGAACGCCCTGATGAACATCGTTACGATTTTCCTCGGCCTCTCTGTCGGTTCGAAGATGGAAGCCACCCACTTCCTCAACCTCAATACACTTGGAATCCTGTTCCTCGGCATGGTGGCATTCAGTCTCGGTACCGCCGGTGGAGTACTGTTGGCAAAGCTGATGAACAAGCTTGACCCCAAACACCCGGTCAATCCGCTCATCGGAAGCGCAGGTGTTTCTGCAGTACCGATGGCAGCCCGTGTGTCCAGCAAGGTCGGCCAAGAGTATGATCCCCAGAACTTTTTGCTCATGCATGCCATGGGTCCGAACGTAGCCGGAGTCATCGGTTCTGCCGTTGCTGCCGGTGTGTTGCTCGCAGTTGTCCCGTATATGATGACTCACTTGCCCATGTAA
- a CDS encoding biotin/lipoyl-containing protein translates to MKKQVKFMCTAFRDGFQSVYGARVFTKDFMPAVAAAREAGITHFEAGGGARFQSPYFYSNEDAFEMMDEFRRVAGADADLQTLSRGVNVVGLDSYSRDIIDLHAKLFKKHGISTIRNFDALNDVNNLIDSGRSIVNAGLRHEVVVTMMSLPPGTTGAHDPDFYEATLKQILDAGIEFQSVCFKDASGTSTPAYVYETVKRARKMLGKDMNIVFHSHDTAGVCIQQYMCALEAGANQVDLSMMPVSGGTCQPDIITMWHALRNTDFDLGIDIKKIREAEAVFQDCMKDYIIPPEAMTVTPEITFSPLPGGALTANTQMLRDNNLMDKYPAIVEAMAETVAKGGYGTSVTPVSQFYFQQAFNNVMFGPWKKIAEGYGKMVLGYFGKTPVAPDAEVVKACSEALGLKPTTEKVVDINEKDPKKGVAAAKAMLEKEGLPITDENIFIAASCKEKGILFLTGKSQVNGMYKINREEEAAKKKGEYTVTVNGKAYGVKLGKDNATVNGTSYPLNVGFGIDEKAIEASKAVASNAPAAAAAPTHEAVSLKAPMPGLILRIEVKEGQKVTKNQVVMIMEAMKMENEIFAPCDGVVTKVSVSQGQQMQSDDELLVIA, encoded by the coding sequence ATGAAAAAACAAGTCAAGTTCATGTGCACCGCGTTCCGCGACGGCTTCCAGTCCGTGTATGGCGCACGCGTATTCACCAAGGATTTCATGCCCGCAGTTGCTGCAGCCCGTGAGGCTGGCATCACCCACTTCGAAGCCGGCGGCGGTGCTCGTTTTCAGTCGCCGTACTTCTACTCAAATGAGGACGCCTTCGAAATGATGGACGAGTTCCGCAGAGTTGCCGGAGCCGATGCCGATCTGCAGACACTTTCACGCGGTGTCAACGTCGTCGGACTTGACTCCTACTCCAGGGACATCATCGACCTGCACGCCAAGCTCTTCAAAAAGCACGGCATCTCCACCATCCGTAACTTTGACGCCCTCAATGACGTCAACAACCTCATCGACAGCGGTCGGTCCATCGTCAATGCAGGCCTGCGCCATGAAGTCGTTGTCACCATGATGAGCCTTCCCCCGGGAACCACCGGAGCACACGACCCCGACTTCTATGAAGCCACGCTCAAGCAGATTCTTGATGCCGGCATCGAATTCCAGTCCGTCTGCTTCAAGGACGCCAGCGGTACCTCCACCCCTGCTTATGTATACGAAACCGTCAAGCGCGCCCGCAAGATGCTGGGCAAGGACATGAACATTGTATTCCACAGCCATGATACCGCCGGTGTCTGTATCCAGCAGTACATGTGCGCACTCGAAGCTGGTGCAAACCAGGTCGACCTTTCCATGATGCCTGTCTCCGGCGGCACCTGCCAGCCCGACATCATCACCATGTGGCACGCCCTGCGCAATACCGACTTCGACCTCGGCATCGACATCAAGAAGATCCGCGAAGCTGAGGCAGTATTCCAGGATTGCATGAAAGACTACATCATCCCCCCCGAAGCAATGACCGTCACTCCCGAGATCACCTTCTCCCCGCTTCCCGGTGGAGCACTCACTGCAAACACCCAGATGCTCAGGGACAACAACCTGATGGACAAGTATCCCGCCATTGTTGAAGCCATGGCCGAGACTGTTGCCAAGGGCGGTTACGGAACCTCCGTCACCCCAGTCTCCCAGTTCTACTTCCAGCAGGCCTTCAACAACGTCATGTTCGGACCTTGGAAGAAGATTGCGGAAGGGTATGGAAAGATGGTGCTTGGGTATTTCGGCAAGACTCCCGTCGCCCCCGACGCAGAAGTCGTAAAGGCTTGCTCCGAGGCACTGGGTCTGAAGCCCACCACCGAGAAGGTTGTGGACATCAACGAGAAGGATCCCAAGAAGGGTGTTGCAGCAGCAAAGGCCATGCTTGAGAAGGAAGGCCTGCCCATCACCGACGAGAATATCTTCATCGCAGCTTCCTGCAAGGAGAAGGGAATCCTCTTCCTTACCGGCAAGTCACAGGTGAACGGTATGTACAAGATCAACCGTGAGGAAGAAGCCGCCAAGAAGAAGGGCGAGTATACTGTAACCGTCAACGGCAAAGCATACGGCGTCAAGCTCGGCAAGGACAATGCCACCGTCAACGGCACCAGCTATCCGCTGAACGTTGGGTTCGGTATCGACGAGAAGGCCATCGAGGCTTCCAAGGCTGTTGCCTCCAATGCTCCTGCTGCCGCTGCTGCACCTACTCACGAAGCAGTTTCCTTAAAGGCTCCGATGCCCGGCTTGATCCTCCGCATCGAGGTGAAGGAAGGTCAGAAGGTTACCAAGAACCAGGTCGTGATGATCATGGAAGCCATGAAGATGGAGAATGAAATCTTCGCACCGTGCGACGGCGTGGTAACCAAGGTTTCTGTAAGCCAAGGCCAGCAGATGCAGAGCGACGACGAATTGCTCGTAATCGCGTAA
- a CDS encoding OadG family protein, whose protein sequence is MVFLAQLPKEQLIAQLEYGVILMILGLATVFVFLTLLVFLTKGMSAIARKIAPAKKPAAAVISPSAATISASPASDADIAAAIVAAFAKSKE, encoded by the coding sequence ATGGTATTCTTAGCGCAACTACCGAAAGAGCAGTTAATCGCCCAGCTGGAGTATGGGGTTATCCTCATGATCTTGGGACTTGCTACGGTGTTTGTGTTTCTTACATTGCTGGTCTTTCTTACCAAAGGCATGAGCGCCATTGCTAGAAAGATAGCACCTGCAAAGAAACCAGCTGCCGCCGTGATCAGTCCCTCTGCCGCCACCATTTCTGCAAGTCCTGCAAGTGATGCAGACATTGCAGCAGCCATCGTGGCCGCATTCGCCAAGTCGAAAGAATAA
- a CDS encoding Mrp/NBP35 family ATP-binding protein: MSEGVDFAQRIAEDKAIRNHLDKIGRKILIMSGKGGVGKTTVTVNLANALVDSGCTVGILDTDLHGPNVAKMLGCEAGILTTEDGGDTFFPVEARPGLKVMSLAFAISEPDSPIVWRGPMKIAAIRQFLAQADWGELDYLLIDSPPGTGDEQLTVCQTIPELTGTIIVTTPQEVAILDARRSVNFSRKMGVAILGVVENMSGLICPGCGTEIPIFGIGGGKKMSEQMSVPFLGRVPLEVAIMEAEDAGKSYLSLQPESVSAKAIKDIALLINSGTAVSSHRSTEFAGTASCAPSACSSCSSNCPSRKGV; encoded by the coding sequence ATGTCTGAAGGTGTGGATTTTGCACAGAGGATTGCCGAGGACAAGGCAATCAGGAATCATCTGGATAAGATAGGGCGGAAAATTCTGATCATGAGCGGAAAGGGCGGTGTGGGAAAGACTACGGTAACGGTCAACCTTGCCAATGCCTTGGTCGACAGCGGCTGCACAGTGGGTATTCTGGATACCGACCTGCATGGACCGAATGTGGCGAAGATGCTGGGCTGCGAGGCAGGGATTCTCACCACCGAGGACGGCGGTGACACCTTCTTTCCCGTAGAGGCACGCCCCGGCCTGAAAGTCATGAGCCTGGCTTTTGCCATCAGTGAACCGGACAGCCCCATTGTCTGGCGAGGTCCGATGAAAATTGCCGCAATCCGTCAGTTCCTCGCCCAGGCCGACTGGGGCGAACTGGATTACCTTCTCATCGACTCTCCTCCGGGAACAGGTGATGAGCAGCTCACCGTCTGTCAGACAATTCCCGAGTTGACCGGTACCATCATTGTCACCACTCCCCAGGAAGTAGCCATACTGGACGCCAGACGAAGTGTGAACTTCTCACGCAAAATGGGCGTTGCCATTTTGGGAGTCGTGGAGAACATGAGCGGCCTTATCTGCCCGGGCTGCGGTACCGAGATTCCCATTTTTGGTATCGGCGGCGGCAAGAAGATGTCTGAGCAGATGAGTGTGCCCTTCTTGGGCAGGGTTCCCTTGGAGGTTGCGATCATGGAGGCCGAGGATGCGGGAAAGAGCTATTTGAGCCTGCAGCCCGAAAGTGTCTCGGCCAAGGCGATCAAGGATATCGCCCTGTTGATCAACAGCGGAACAGCAGTTTCTTCGCACCGCAGCACTGAATTTGCAGGAACCGCTTCCTGTGCTCCCTCCGCCTGCTCAAGTTGCAGCAGCAATTGTCCCTCACGCAAAGGAGTGTGA